A genomic region of Miscanthus floridulus cultivar M001 chromosome 3, ASM1932011v1, whole genome shotgun sequence contains the following coding sequences:
- the LOC136542245 gene encoding LOW QUALITY PROTEIN: putative E3 ubiquitin-protein ligase RF298 (The sequence of the model RefSeq protein was modified relative to this genomic sequence to represent the inferred CDS: inserted 2 bases in 1 codon): protein MPTVATPAAAXSAAQEKAASRNKRKYRTEPPSAELGPFGLEYPLTADCVGFEFISPEKAALAAAAAAAEGVSLDLLQNSCENCKDRPPTAEELLECQRYVNWSDPNETQLEEILLKSLDTTFDNAVSLITTMGYSEAAARAAVVRTAAQYNWRESLAGFGEAAVEVLKTEGDMLPREGASVEDMRKIEQAVLGSMVTLVNEAQPFYTTGDVMFCLLMSDMNVANACAMDYNTSSLPAVAAQVIAQPVAGNYEPGSGSNLSVSITNPQTGVTFHGKLTPVPPGSYGAVKADSSMAPASLNVSSSKPSVSGKTQCVIPNIEPKEHSEDQPFVAAATQSVKNDKPSPSKRGGSKRDSLHRQKLTSFDKGSRALGSKGSLRSGKHSSSASAVLERKCRSFSDSTTSNLKGSSRVAKGFAASISGSEVSVDLSFTGTLSPSPSFDAKVVSNSNPAPAASTDLSLSLPSSSDSLNHDSNTEGVDSSSKINFSYDEEQKVWIPHDKKDAIVLILVQRQKDLQAHMHDWTDWAQQKVMQVAHRLAKEKDELQSLRKEKEEADRLQEERHHLEESTRKKLLEMESAISRANAQLEKAEASARRREAENAQLMLQMEAAKRHAAESATNISELLKKDENSRKRSQRWESDRALLQEDLAAQKSKLSRVQEQLQHAKELKDQVQARWKQEEAGKVEVIALVTSERKEREQIETSMRSEENLLHLKAANDAQRYKSEIRALEQHIAQLKVSLDSSKVAAPKWGTDNKTYALHLSDGRKNSNAQILSNIAVPQDLDFDDIQRDRECVMCLSEEMSVVFLPCAHQVVCAKCSDLHEKQGMKECPSCRTPIQRRVCARPAGF, encoded by the exons ATGCCTACTGTCGCGacccccgccgccgc atcggcGGCGCAAGAGAAGGCCGCCAGCCGGAATAAACGCAAGTACCGTACCGAGCCACCATCCGCCGAGTTGGGCCCATTCGGGCTGGAGTACCCACTGACGGCGGACTGCGTGGGATTCGAGTTTATCTCGCCCGAGAAGGCTGCCTTGGCAGCAGCGGCAGCTGCCGCTGAGGGTGTCAGCCTTGACCTCCTCCAGAACTCGTGCGAAAACTGCAAGGATCGCCCCCCTACTGCGGAGGAGTTATTGGAGTGCCAGCGATATGTGAATTGGAGTGACCCAAATGAGACGCAGCTGGAGGAGATCCTTCTCAAGAGTCTGGACACCACCTTTGACAATGCTGTGAGTCTGATCACCACAATGGGCTACTCTGAGGCGGCCGCACGGGCTGCTGTTGTGCGGACAGCTGCACAATACAACTGGAGGGAGAGCCTTGCTGGGTTTGGAGAGGCAGCAGTTGAGGTTCTCAAGACGGAAGGGGACATGTTGCCAAGGGAGGGTGCCTCTGTTGAAGACATGAGGAAGATTGAGCAGGCTGTGCTTGGTAGTATGGTTACGTTGGTAAATGAGGCTCAGCCATTCTACACCACAGGCGATGTAATGTTTTGCTTGCTTATGTCAGACATGAACGTGGCAAATGCCTGTGCCATGGACTACAATACTTCTTCCCTCCCAGCTGTGGCTGCTCAAGTTATTGCCCAACCAGTCGCGGGAAACTATGAGCCTGGTTCAGGTTCAAATTTGTCAGTTTCTATTACCAACCCGCAGACTGGTGTTACTTTCCATGGAAAACTTACCCCAGTGCCACCTGGCTCTTATGGTGCTGTAAAAGCTGATTCATCAATGGCACCAGCAAGCCTGAATGTATCAAGTAGCAAACCCTCGGTGTCGGGCAAGACTCAGTGTGTGATCCCAAATATTGAGCCAAAAGAACATTCAGAGGACCAACCATTTGTTGCTGCTGCGACACAATCTGTGAAAAATGACAAGCCATCTCCAAGCAAGAGGGGGGGCTCTAAGAGGGACTCCTTGCATCGACAGAAGTTGACAAGCTTTGATAAAGGTTCCCGAGCATTGGGTTCCAAAGGCTCTCTTAGGTCTGGCAAGCATAGCTCTTCGGCCAGTGCAGTATTGGAGAGAAAGTGCAGGTCATTTTCAGATTCTACTACTAGCAACTTGAAGGGCTCATCAAGAGTTGCTAAAGGGTTTGCTGCAAGCATATCTGGATCAGAAGTATCAGTTGACCTTTCCTTTACTGGTACCCTTTCCCCTTCTCCATCATTTGATGCCAAGGTAGTTAGTAACTCAAACCCAGCACCTGCTGCTAGCACAGATCTTTCATTGTCATTGCCCTCCTCAAGTGATAGTTTGAATCATGATTCCAATACTGAGGGAGTGGACTCTAGTAGCAAAATTAATTTTTCATATGATGAAGAACAGAAGGTCTGGATCCCACATGATAAAAAGGATGCAATTGTCTTGATCCTTGTCCAGAGGCAGAAAGATCTGCAAGCACATATGCATGACTGGACAGACTGGGCTCAGCAGAAAGTGATGCAGGTTGCACACCGACTTGCAAAGGAGAAGGATGAACTTCAGTCACTTAGGAaagagaaggaagaggcagaCCGCCTGCAAGAAGAGAGACACCATTTGGAAGAGAGTACTCGGAAAAAGCTTCTAGAGATGGAGTCTGCAATTTCTAGGGCAAATGCTCAGCTGGAGAAGGCAGAAGCATCTGCTCGCAGACGTGAGGCTGAGAATGCACAACTCATGTTACAGATGGAAGCTGCAAAGCGACATGCAGCAGAGTCAGCAACAAATATTTCAGAGCTTTTAAAGAAGGACGAGAACAGTCGTAAAAGGTCTCAGCGTTGGGAATCTGACAGAGCCCTGTTACAAGAGGACCTTGCAGCACAAAAGAGCAAGTTATCTCGGGTTCAAGAACAGCTTCAGCATGCTAAAGAGCTAAAGGATCAAGTGCAG GCAAGGTGGAAACAAGAGGAGGCTGGAAAGGTTGAGGTAATTGCCCTTGTAACCTCAGAGAGGAAAGAGAGGGAGCAAATTGAGACCTCCATGAGGTCAGAAGAGAATTTGCTGCATCTTAAAGCAGCGAATGACGCACAAAGATACAAGAGTGAGATCCGTGCTCTTGAGCAGCATATTGCACAACTGAAGGTGTCCTTGGACTCTTCAAAGGTTGCTGCCCCCAAGTGGGGAACTGACAATAAGACCTATGCATTGCATCTTTCTGATGGGAGAAAGAACAGCAATGCCCAAATTTTGTCCAACATAGCAGTACCCCAAGATCTCGATTTTGATGATATACAGCGCGACCGGGAGTGTGTCATGTGCTTGAGTGAGGAGATGTCCGTGGTGTTCCTCCCTTGTGCCCACCAGGTCGTCTGTGCCAAATGCAGCGACCTCCATGAGAAGCAAGGGATGAAGGAATGCCCTTCATGCCGGACCCCCATCCAGCGCAGGGTGTGCGCCCGCCCCGCAGGTTTCTAG
- the LOC136542248 gene encoding pentatricopeptide repeat-containing protein At2g22410, mitochondrial-like, with protein sequence MLTPATAGHYLPSLQKLLRQCRSIQRLNQLQAHLLVHGSYLSAASDLLLASYCALSVSANTGHGALCHARRLFDGIPDPDRVMYNTIIRAYCNSDCPREALRLHRGMLRRGILPNEFTLPFVVKACTRAQAREHALAVHSVALRLGLVGQVFVGNALLHSYASAGSLGDSRRFFDEMAGRNVVSWNSMIGGYAQAGDTREACALFGEMRRQGFLEDKFTLASLLLACSQEENLEIGRLVHCHILVSGSRVDLILESALVDMYGKCGDLWMARRCFEMMPIKSVVSWTSMLCAQTKHGSVDAARCWFDHMPERNIVSWNAMISFYVQRGQCHEALDLYNRMQSQGLAPDEVTLVAVLSACGRIGDLTVGKMVHLYIRDNIYNPDVSLINSLLDMYAKCGQVDTAISLFSEMCNRNVVSWNVIIGGLALHGRALDTITFFRSMVRDSFSPDGITFVALLSACSHGGLLETGQHYFESMRHVYNVKHEVEHYACMVDLLGRRGHLEKAVCLIKEMPMKPDVVVWGALLGACRIHGNVKIGRQVIKQLLELEGISGGLFVLISNLLYETHQWEDMKRLRKLMKERGTRKDMAVSSIEINNRIHEFGVEDIRHESSSKIYAVVDQLSYHLISLHLLAVHPEDLCVVE encoded by the coding sequence ATGCTTACGCCCGCGACCGCCGGCCACTATCTCCCGTCCCTGCAGAAGCTGCTGCGCCAGTGCCGCTCCATCCAGCGCCTCAACCAGCTCCAAGCCCACCTCCTCGTCCACGGATCCTACTTGTCCGCCGCATCCGATCTCCTCCTCGCCTCTTACTGCGCCCTCTCGGTCTCTGCAAACACCGGACATGGCGCTCTCTGCCACGCGCGCCGTCTGTTCGATGGAATTCCTGACCCGGACAGGGTCATGTACAATACCATCATCAGAGCCTACTGCAACAGCGACTGCCCGCGGGAAGCGCTACGCCTCCACCGCGGCATGCTCAGGCGAGGGATCCTGCCCAATGAGTTCACTCTGCCCTTTGTTGTCAAGGCATGCACGAGAGCGCAGGCGCGGGAGCACGCGCTGGCCGTCCACAGTGTCGCTCTGAGGCTTGGCCTTGTGGGGCAGGTGTTTGTGGGCAACGCACTTCTGCACTCCTACGCGTCGGCCGGATCACTGGGGGACTCAAGGCGGTTCTTTGATGAGATGGCGGGCAGGAATGTTGTGTCGTGGAACTCGATGATCGGTGGGTACGCGCAGGCGGGGGATACTAGAGAGGCGTGCGCCTTGTTCGGAGAGATGAGGCGTCAAGGGTTCTTGGAAGATAAGTTCACGTTGGCCAGCCTGCTTCTCGCCTGCTCACAAGAAGAGAACCTTGAAATTGGTCGCCTTGTGCATTGTCATATCTTGGTTAGTGGATCTCGGGTTGATCTGATTCTTGAAAGCGCTTTGGTGGACATGTATGGTAAGTGTGGGGATCTGTGGATGGCTCGTAGGTGCTTTGAAATGATGCCCATCAAGAGTGTCGTTTCATGGACGTCCATGCTTTGCGCTCAGACGAAGCATGGTTCAGTTGATGCTGCAAGATGCTGGTTTGACCACATGCCAGAGAGGAACATAGTCTCATGGAATGCCATGATCTCTTTCTATGTTCAACGTGGCCAGTGCCATGAAGCATTGGATCTTTATAACCGAATGCAATCCCAGGGTCTTGCTCCAGATGAGGTTACCTTAGTGGCTGTCCTCTCTGCTTGTGGGCGAATTGGTGACTTGACTGTAGGGAAGATGGTACACCTTTATATTAGAGACAATATCTATAATCCTGATGTCTCTCTAATTAATTCACTTCTGGACATGTATGCAAAATGTGGTCAGGTAGACACAGCAATCAGCCTGTTCAGTGAAATGTGTAATAGAAATGTAGTTTCTTGGAATGTTATTATTGGGGGGCTGGCATTGCATGGTCGTGCATTGGACACAATCACGTTCTTCAGGTCAATGGTAAGAGACTCCTTCTCGCCAGATGGGATTACCTTTGTGGCCCTTCTTTCTGCATGCAGTCATGGGGGTCTACTAGAAACTGGACAGCATTACTTTGAATCTATGAGACATGTTTACAATGTTAAGCATGAAGTTGAGCATTATGCTTGCATGGTTGACCTTCTTGGCCGACGTGGTCATCTTGAAAAGGCTGTTTGTCTAATAAAAGAGATGCCAATGAAGCCTGATGTTGTGGTCTGGGGTGCATTGCTGGGAGCCTGCAGAATCCATGGGAATGTCAAGATTGGCAGGCAAGTGATCAAGCAATTACTTGAACTGGAGGGCATCAGCGGAGGTCTGTTTGTTCTAATTTCAAACTTGTTATACGAAACTCACCAGTGGGAAGACATGAAAAGGCTCAGGAAATTAATGAAAGAGCGGGGGACGAGAAAGGATATGGCTGTTAGTTCAATTGAAATAAACAACCGCATCCATGAATTTGGAGTGGAAGACATTAGACATGAAAGCTCAAGCAAGATTTATGCAGTAGTTGATCAGCTGTCGTATCATTTGATTTCTTTGCATCTCTTGGCTGTGCATCCAGAAGATCTATGTGTGGTAGAGTGA